In Bradyrhizobium paxllaeri, the genomic stretch CTCGTAGCGCGGCTCCGGCGCCTTCCATTCGGCGCGGCGCTTGGCCAGCTCCGCCTCCGGCACATCGAGGTTGATGGTTCGGGCGTTGACGTCGAGCGTGATCTTGTCGCCGGTGCGCACCAGCGCCAGCGGCCCGCCGACATAGGATTCCGGCGAGACGTGCAGGATGCAGGCGCCGTAGCTGGTGCCGCTCATGCGCGCATCCGACAGCCGCACCATGTCGCGCACGCCCTGCTTCACCAGTTTTGTCGGGATCGGCAACATGCCCCATTCCGGCATGCCGGGGCCGCCCTGCGGGCCGGCGTTGCGCAGGATCAGCACATGGTCGGCAGTGACATCCAGATTCGGATCGTCGATCGCCTTCTTCATCGAGGGATAATCGTCGAACACCAGCGCAGGCCCGGTGTGCTTGAGAAAGCGCGGCTCGCAGGCGCTCGGCTTGATCACGCAGCCATCGGGCGCAAGATTGCCCTTGAGCACAGCCAGCGCGCCCTCAGCATAGATCGGATCCTTCACTGTGCGAATGACGTCGTCATTATAGACCTCGGCGCGGGCGATGTTGTCGCCGAGCGTCTGGCCGGTGACGGTCATGACGTCGAGATGCAGATGCTCCCTGATGCGGCTCATCAGCCCCGGCAGGCCGCCGGCATAGAAGAAGTCCTCCATCAGATATTTGTCGCCGCTCGGCCGCACATTGGCGATCACGGGCACCTTGCGGCTCGCCTTTTCGAAATCGTCGAGCCCGATGTCCTGACCGGCGCGGCGCGCCTGCGCGATCAGATGGATGATCGCATTGGTCGAGCAGCCCATGGCCATCGCGACGGTGATCGCGTTCTCGAACGCCTTTCGGCTCTGAATCGTCTCCGGCGTCAGGTCTTCCCACACCATCTCGACAATGCGGCGGCCGCATTCGGAGGCCATGCGGATGTGGCCGGCATCGGCGGCGGGAATCGAGGACGCGCCCGGCAGCGTCATGCCGATCGATTCCGCAATCGCCGTCATGGTGGACGCCGTGCCCATGGTCATGCAGGTGCCGTAGCTGCGGGCGATCCCGGCTTCGACATCGACCCAATCCTTGTCGGAAATTTTTCCGGCGCGCCGCTCGTCCCAGTATTTCCAGGCGTCGGAGCCCGAGCCCAGCGTCTTGCCCTTCCAGTTGCCGCGCAGCATGGGTCCGGCGGGAAGATAGATCGTCGGCAGGTTCATGCTGGTGGCCCCCAGCAGCAGCCCCGGCGTGGTCTTGTCGCAGCCGCCCATCAACACGACGCCGTCGACGGGATGACCGCGCAGCAACTCCTCGGCGTCCATCGCCAGCATGTTGCGATAGAGCATGGTGGTCGGCTTCAGGAACGATTCCGACAGTGACAGCGCCGGTAATTCCATCGGGAAACCGCCCGCCAT encodes the following:
- the araD gene encoding L-arabinonate dehydratase, giving the protein MSSKKKPADLRSARWFAPDDLRAFGHRSRAMQMGYAPEEWKGRPVIAILNTWSDAQPCHMHFKSRVDDVKRGILMAGGFPMELPALSLSESFLKPTTMLYRNMLAMDAEELLRGHPVDGVVLMGGCDKTTPGLLLGATSMNLPTIYLPAGPMLRGNWKGKTLGSGSDAWKYWDERRAGKISDKDWVDVEAGIARSYGTCMTMGTASTMTAIAESIGMTLPGASSIPAADAGHIRMASECGRRIVEMVWEDLTPETIQSRKAFENAITVAMAMGCSTNAIIHLIAQARRAGQDIGLDDFEKASRKVPVIANVRPSGDKYLMEDFFYAGGLPGLMSRIREHLHLDVMTVTGQTLGDNIARAEVYNDDVIRTVKDPIYAEGALAVLKGNLAPDGCVIKPSACEPRFLKHTGPALVFDDYPSMKKAIDDPNLDVTADHVLILRNAGPQGGPGMPEWGMLPIPTKLVKQGVRDMVRLSDARMSGTSYGACILHVSPESYVGGPLALVRTGDKITLDVNARTINLDVPEAELAKRRAEWKAPEPRYERGYGWMFTRHIKQANEGCDFDFLETGFGAPVSEPSIY